The Aedes albopictus strain Foshan chromosome 1, AalbF5, whole genome shotgun sequence genomic interval cgtgtaatgaaaaccgcccataaaaattgcatatcgtaaaacagtttaaaattcgaagtacgcaatgaaaacttatctactgaaaatatgttgtagaacctctttcgaactcgttttgtagaatctattttcgtataatgaaggacatttgtgtgttatatatggtccatctgtaccatcacattgaagcattgaaaatggagttgtgtgatatacggaatctttagtctgataaatctcaaattcgttaatcttttgtattttttttcttttttgacaaataattcttacaaaatgtgttcgttttcgttgaatgcgtcgaattttcgcaatcgtgaataatgattgatttgagtgagagaaaaacagggccggctacataacgagtcGTGCGCTTGAAGGAcagaagacgcatcacccaactgcgtgtgttgtagttatttttattggagctcggcaaaaccccatagatgattggttagcattgcaagttatcaatcaaatgatataggttcgatattaacaaaagtgcgtttactaaacaaaaaagtaaatgtggccattcgtcttaattcttgtatcttgaagtgtatcttgttgcattggtgccataaggatgaagagaacgaaattgagggtttgagcgtaaaaataacaagcctgcgagtaagaaaactttttttttcggagaagagggagaatgtggggtatgaacaaagctgagtagcatttcccatgcgtgtatttcccctagcaagcatcagtgacagccagcaccatgacggggtcgtcgtcagtgtgatgctgcctcattgacgagtggactgttggcggagcaagtcgccaatcgccatcaccgtgaggttccgtattatgccaagtgattctactgcagtttgctaagatggctgggaacagattgttccagtgagttgcccggtattcacagaacttaagaagaaactcccagaggagttccaggaaggactttgtgcggaattacagaagaaattcccggagaagttttggaagaaactctcatacttacttaaggaaacaatttaggatgaactcttagagaaactcctggaggaattggaggaggagaacccggaggaattcccagacggacgtttctcaagaaattccgttgaggatgccttcaaacattttgaaagggattcctccaggaattacgccagggaatccttcggaagttccatcaggcattattttatcctgtcagatatttctctggacctagccaagatgcgttacacaccacattttgtcatatgaacgcgtttgttcaatatgccatcagtctcttgagggcattctctaagttttagcagtaaccacaagcatattctcgaaaaacatgataaaaccgtcgctgaatgaacctaattgattctggccatcggttccctcagggcgccccagaaagtttcagaaatggtcaaccaagagtgtggccacttttgatacgaccacatacataggaattaaaaatcatgatggtcacattacatgttttgttgtatgatcgtaattagcttttgttgtcgtttccgtcggggtacctggatgttccagaagtggccaataatgggggccatgtctagcatcgatacaacctcaaacatatctatgaaaattcatgaaggaagatccgtcgcatgacacatttttctgttagaatatgattatcctctaatgtcggttcttcagggcatcccggaagtttcgaaagtggcacatgggaaccatggccagtattgctatgcagtcacaagtgaattgacgaaaaatcataaaaaagagccgtggtgtttttcatcatgttttgctaaataaacgtaattgacccctatcaccggttctccaggttgtttcgggtcatcccggaagttcccggagtggccagtggtgaccatgtggtcaatgattcatcctgacatcagctaatcatgccttacaaattgctgaacttcataactgtagtcaagtcaggtttcataatcttgcaagtaggagcccgaacgcgcgcattccgccacccacgaaccacgcgctgataatttcaatcaaagccaccctgcccacctgggtgcacctcagtaaaaccagcaaaatttttctaagtccaaatcgtaaacaacaaggccacgaaacgtcaaggacttaaaagaattttccctagcaaccgcggcgtgcagttccCTATGACATAATTATGCTATATcaatgtaggatttttttttcattacctcAATAAAGTTATTCCAGTACATGAAGGAGTTGAAGAAGGCGTAGCATACGTGTCCAATGATGTTAATGTGCAGAAAGTCAAAACTCAATCCGACTACGCTTTTACGTTGATGGTTAGGAATTATCTGAGGATAGTATCCCAGTGACCAACATGCCGTATAGGCCCATCCGATGACCAGTGAAATGTAGATCAATGGCTGGTTTAAGGCGACCTTCAGCCGAGCGAAAAGCCTGCGATCATCAGCGATCCCTTCCGGCTCGACATCGGCCTTTACTATAAATCTCCCCTGGCGGAGACCCTTTGCAGACACGATGATCGGCGTTTCAGTATATTTCACACTTTCGTAGATCCACACCTGTTCAGGCGTTACACTAACAGGACTTACTCCATCAACGGTGTTGAACTTCACGGTGGCATTCCGATCCACAACTCCGCTATAAGAAATACTTTGAAATTGGTAACGTTGAAGAATCACATGCGCATCGCAACGAACTCAATCCACAGAAACAGATCAGCTGACTCCCCGAAGGTGCTGGTGTAATCCTGCGGATCAAAGCGAACCCGCAACGGATCGGCTGATTCAACGGCACATACGGTACAAATCAACACAATTAGCAATGCACTGGCCGGAGCCATTTCTGCAGACGTGCTCGACGGCGCGACTGTTGAGATAAACTGAGAAGAAACGACACAGTTGCTCAGAGTAGATTTGCAAACAGGTAGCCTCCAGATAATAATGGCTCAATTGGAAAACAATTCCAAGCGTATAGCTCTGCCGTTCACAACAAAAACCATCAAAGTCGAGATTACATACAGTGCACTAGGCCAATATGTCGCTTTGGATGAAAGTGGCATGTCACCAAGATTGGTCATAAATTGTGCGCGACAAGAAGAGTGGGTTGTGGGATGATAAGAACAATCATCTCCGTTATCTACTGTAGAGTATTTTTGATTGTCTTTCACATTCGTAAGATGATAGAAATTAACCCCAGCTGTAATAATTGAACTCACATTGTTTGCATTGGATGTAATgcctctttaaccctaaaagggataccctCATGGccacagtttcgtcacctcgctgagagtgttccatcaaagacgagctctgaaaggcgcctggggtccaatgaagGGTTAAATATGTTCTCAATAAGCAATATGCAAAATGTATTCCAACTGAATCCAAATCCTTAAAATAGGAACAGGAATCAAACTAACCACAATAAAATGAACTGCGTCTAGATTTTAGGACTATTGTGATATAATCTTTTGCTGTGAGGTATGCAAGTTATCTCAATAACATGTTGTTCACTGAGATATCTTGTTATCGACTGAACTCGACTACATCATCAATACTAATGAATAGAGATgatgagttacagtatgtgattctcccattctggcgagactagatTTATAAagtcaaccacgtccttgggggataagatccatatccctttcgtgacgaaccaccacaattgtgctgttgagcaacaacTGTTTTGTGTAactttttcaactgtttagtctttggttttcctgatgtaaattattttgatgatTGAGCCATAATtaatacttgcatgtgtgcaaacaaacttttgtttatgttctgtgtaaaatttaccacaacaagttaaacaaaaagtgaccaaaaatggtaaaacatgaaaaatttaatctgtcgcaaatttttaattttcgatttatctaggaGGACAAGGCTAGGAATCGACAGACAAGGAGTAGTACTAGCAAATAccaaagaaaaagtgttgatatattaaaaagtctgagagttctggagagccaaatttgagcaatttgtatggaaatttcactttttttagctccgtcacgaaagggatatgtcaGCAGGTcctaaccccacgtctccactagacagaaatgtcttgccattttgctgccagaaagagaaaacgtaacagaaatgatcaacaccgctgctttccatgcaaacagcgagagaacatttctgtcatgacacatctgtccagcaaaatggcaagacatttctgtctagtggagacgtcgggtaagaAGGGCTTGCCGAGAACTTATAAgctttttagaaaaaggtagaattatccgatagccaactttgagctgttatatctccggattcagtgaaccgaatgcaatgaaattttgtctatttatgacttatataatgagctctgaaaaacgtttgacttaacttgaaattattaatgtatgtatgtgtatgtatgtaggtagccaccatcctagcttgagtcttgctctgcatgcagttccactcaacagtaaagatcaatttcattaccaccCTGACTTCAATATAccactgtatgaagggccaaaagggggtgtggcggacccgtaagtagagacacttacgcgaaatccgcgggtttaagagaatctccttccagcaaTATGATCCAAaagggtgaataatgaaatttacattacttgtcaagctttctacgggatggtttgtcacaagaagggcgcgtcaaatccattgcaactattgggatagaagaacccatctacaaggatgttatagttacttctcaccacactccggctggcaatccactccgtcgtacagttacaacttcaatgatgccctgatgcaccctcccaaccccataTGATTATATGATTATATAATTATttaaatactagctgtacccggcaaactttgtcttgcctactgcgttttttgacttaacttgaaattattaatgaGAAAAAAAGCTATAGCGATTTCATgaactttatgatttttttgtaaattggtctatttttaatatgcatcccattactttttcaatgaattgccgcctatgttgttactttctttcaaaacatatctgtattcaagacaatcagagggaatttaaataaactataattagtatcttgaattttgaaacgatgttgaaatttaagaaaatttggtgttttataagaaaaataatctaatcgttatcattttcttccgtgttaagaattttaagttatgtcaaaagtttttcatagctcattatataagtcataaatgggcaaaatttcattgcattcggttcattgaatccggagacataacagctcaaagttggctttcgGATTATTAtagcttttttttagaatatttataaAATCGTGCAGAATAGtttgatctttttcaaattttgtacactgatacacaaatagttgatcaactttcagtgaaaatttgagaatatttgatgcacttttcgaaaagttacagtcatTCGAAAatgttttgagaagggaaaattttgactgtcccgatcattttctctatcccctgtatgtatctaTTAAAAGAAGTTTTGTATCATTCTGGGATTCAAATACTAGAATAATATGAttttcaacagtgatccataatgtgacccaaaaactcagcgcttcccaaactgtgcgccgcggcgccctggtgcgccgtgaacatctctcaggtgcgccgcagggtcTTGAGCCAAAACgcaaagaacaaactcttattaaCGAAGGCAGAATATATTACTAGTTGTTTTACATTGTTTAGTGGCTCAATCCCTTTTTTGTATTCTATAGATTCTATACCAATGTTTTGAATTTTGAGGAAGACTTCAAACTCgacttcaaaagaaagtcattGAAAAGGTTTTTcctcttctaaattttcaattgaaaagTAAATGTTTCAAAGTCTACGAATGTTTCCCGGAACTACTAATAtcctcatgaaacatttatatttttacaaaattttgaaaattccggaatttttaaaatttttgtaaagACTCTCAAATTGTTATTTGGACTTTTTATGATTCTGCTTAGTTTTAGATTTAGATTTTATCAATAGCTAGTAATTCAGTAATTTTAGATTTTATCAATAGCTAGTTTTCCCTCTTTCCAAATttatagttaaaaataaataaataatcaataGCTAGTAATTCAGAGTAAATATTACAAGAAACTTTTTTGAGTTCTTTCCATAATACTGTCATCTAGAATTACTTTCAATCTCCAGGTCTTCGAGCTGTCTCTAACGTTTCGAGACGACATCtttacttacatcactatcataactTGTTTGTTTGTCTCTATAATTGAGATTTCCAGCTCTAGGCTGATTTAGCTGCTCATCGTAAAAAAAACCTGCGACAATTTATGTGTTgatttcatgcatgattctgaaAACTGCCTTTTTGAGTTGCTAAGTTGAGttgagttgagtttttttttttcgaatacaaaaacatgacccctcaccgtcactgtcagccTTTCTGAAAGCTTTTAAACAATCAATTTTTATAgctattttccctaaaatttgaTTATCTACgtacttttttttaacaaattctaaatttttgcaatgcaatcctccagaaatctgaaatttgtgttaagttctgcgaatctttaggcaattttttttcgaattacAAGGAAGCATGACATATAAGGCTTTTTaatgatttatatttgaaactAGCAGTCTttgcaaacgtcgtcctgcctgcctactctgttttttgacatccggtgaTAGCACGAGGTCCGGAAAAACTTCGATACCGTGGTGGAAAAAACCGGGATAAGCTAACGAGGAATTTCGGATAACGATTTGTGTAGAACGCGCTTGTTGCTAATTCAACATACACTAACTGTATTCATAGTTCAAGAAAGGCTTTTAAAACAAAATTTGCATGGGTTAAATAGATACGAGAAAGAGAGAGAAAGAACTGACGGTTTCAATATAATTAGATCACTTTCGATCTTAGTTGATAGGGTGGCTCCGTATTCTCGTGCGAACATAATCCGCCCACCAAATTACGGATAGTAATTTCGGATCCATTTCTACCAGCTACGAATTCGTCACTATCAAGGGGAAACCGTCGAAGCTTCCTGATGTCTCGGCGAAATACTCCTTTGGATGTTTTCACTGAAACCACTCTCACTAGTCCGTCCGGTCCAGGAAACAGCTCCAATACACGTCCGATTGGCCACTGATAGGACTTCTGATTATCATCGACGAGAAGCACGAAGTCGCCCGCTATGAGATTTGGAGATGCTTTATTCCATTTCGATGATCGTTGAAGAGACAGCACGTATTCGTTTTGCCACCTTGCTCGGAAATCCTGCGAGACACGTTGTACGTAAGCCCACCTGATCAATGATCCGACTTGCAGTTCGAGATGGCTGATTTCCGGGAGAGCGTCCAGGGAACGCCCGATCAAAAAGTGTGCTGGAGTCAACGGTTGTGGATCAGTGGGATCATCCGAAATAGCCGAAATCGGTCGTGTGTTCATGCAATGCGATAAAATCGTACTTAGTTCCTCGAAGGTGTAATTATGATCATTTCCAAGTCGGCCCAACAATCGTTTGGCCACCTTGATAGCTGCCTCCCACAATCCTCCTTGATGCGGGGATCGAGCCGGAATAAACACCCATTGCACTCTCTTGTTGGCCAAAAAATCGCTTACTTCTGCGCTGTGCTCGGTGGTACTAATCTCTTGGTAGAGTTCCCGCAGGATCCTTGCCGACGCTCGTAGATTGGTTGCATTATCGGAGTACATTTTACTTGGTACCCCATATCTGCAGCAAAACCGTGTGAAAGCAGCTAGGAATGCAGATGCACTCAAGTCCGAAACCGCTTCAATATGCACTGCCCGAGTTCCCAGGCACACAAACAGGGCAATGTATCCCTTCGATGGAACCGCAGCTCTTGTCCTTCGGCCAATAATGTTCACAGGACCAGCGTAGTCGACGCCAGTGATCGTGAATGGCGGAAGAGGCTTCAAGCGATCAGCAGGCAACTGACCCATTTGCTGGTTTAACTCCACTGGCTTGACTCGACTGCACGTAACACAATTCCGGTACACCTTACGTGCCGCGCTGCATCCGCGTATAATCCAATACTACCTTCTTGAAGCCGCTAGCAACAACTGAGGTCCACAATGTAGATTTTGCTGATGCTCCTCCACAAGAACTAGAGATGTGAAGATTGAGTGTGTGGGTAACAGTATCGGATGCTTGTTATCGTAACTCAAATCCGACTGCCGCAGCCGACCGCCCACCCTGACGAGACCGCTCTCATCCAAAAATGGACGAAGCTGATGGAGTGTACTGCTGCTTTCAACAGGAAGACCGCGTTGCAAACGCGCGATATCTTTGCAGAAATGTTGTTGTATGTGGCGCAGATAGATTCGCAACGCATAGTTGAGTTCCACTGGAGAGAGACGATCGTTCTTACGGAACTGAGGGTGATTAAAACGAAGCAATCGAGCTGTGGTCCGTAGTAGCAGTTGAAGGTTGGGGTAGTATCTCGACATCATATCGTccaaaaatcggttttcatacacaactACTAGGGTCACAGCTGTCGCACGATGTTCTCTCTCGATTTGCCGTGCTTCATTGGTGCTAAGAGAGCACACTGGGACAGATGTTTCGATTGCCTTCGGAGTCCACGTCGGGCCGTACCACCACAGTGGATTTGCCTTTACCTGCTCTGGAAACGCTCCACGTGAGATCAAATCAGCAGGGTTATCGTGTGTTGGTACATGGAACCAGTTTACTGCTGGGAGATGAGAGCATATCTCGGCTATGCGATTTGCGACGAATGTCTTCCATCTTGAAACCCCTGCAGCGAGCCAAGCCAGAACAACCTTGGAGTCAGAGAAGGCCCGCACTTCATGAAACGTCGTCGTTGAGAAAGCCGATCTAACATTCGCCATCAAACGTGCAAGAATTACCGCAGCGCATAGTTCCAACCGGGGTGTAGTTGTTTTACCATTTCCAATGGGTGCTAGCTTCGATTTGGCACACAGTAGATGTGACGAAGTATTGCCCTCGTCGTCCATGGCGCGAATGTAGACACACGCGCCCATTGCCACATCGGAAGCATCGCAGTAGCCGTGCAGGTAGAGACGATTCCAGCTTTGCA includes:
- the LOC109425341 gene encoding cystinosin homolog, yielding MAPASALLIVLICTVCAVESADPLRVRFDPQDYTSTFGESADLFLWIDGVVDRNATVKFNTVDGVSPVSVTPEQVWIYESVKYTETPIIVSAKGLRQGRFIVKADVEPEGIADDRRLFARLKVALNQPLIYISLVIGWAYTACWSLGYYPQIIPNHQRKSVVGLSFDFLHINIIGHVCYAFFNSFMYWNNFIEQEYFDRHPHGLNPVIGNDVGFAVHASVATGYTILQCYIYQNNGNTVSPTAKVIIGTYLVIIAISASQAVFGAIHWLDFLYILSYIKLSTTLVKYFPQAYMNFKRKSTEGFSILNRLLDIAGGLLGIIQMVINAWNFDDWQSIWGDPVKFGLGLFSILFDVVFIVQHYVLYRKPVVEEPVYQSGKQITQQTTKL